The following are encoded in a window of Oncorhynchus keta strain PuntledgeMale-10-30-2019 chromosome 10, Oket_V2, whole genome shotgun sequence genomic DNA:
- the LOC118388374 gene encoding transcription factor MafB: MTAESHTNMGLPKTPLGYVSEFDLMKFEVKKETMQGIDHSFIGPCSELQRPDSVSSTPVSTPCSSVPSSPSFNPGEQRNPDDLYWTPSSGGYSQQMYPHTFGLTPEDAVEALIGTTVHGHQPTPNGHQHALQAEFEGYGAAHNLNGHVQQYPGLIRQPDGLSGHPDMQDMHCQNQYHHKQDLDSSAPHSPDSQLSAHHLHQQNRHDRRLNVESAFSDDQLVSMSVRELNRHLRGLTKDDMMRLKQKRRTLKNRGYAQSCRYKRVQQKHVLEHEKTSLVTQVEQLKHELNRLARERDAYKLKCEKLTGSNGYHETGSTSDNPSSPEYFM, encoded by the coding sequence ATGACCGCCGAATCGCATACAAATATGGGTCTGCCGAAAACCCCTTTGGGTTATGTCAGTGAGTTCGACTTGATGAAGTTCGAAGTGAAGAAGGAGACAATGCAGGGGATTGATCACTCGTTCATTGGGCCGTGCAGCGAGCTCCAGAGACCGGACTCAGTCTCCTCTACACCGGTCAGCACCCCTTGCAGTTCGGTGCCATCGTCACCGAGTTTCAATCCGGGTGAGCAAAGGAACCCTGATGATCTTTACTGGACGCCCAGCAGTGGAGGTTATTCTCAGCAAATGTATCCCCACACTTTTGGCCTGACACCTGAGGACGCAGTGGAGGCCCTTATCGGTACCACAGTCCACGGGCACCAACCCACTCCAAACGGTCATCAACATGCTCTCCAAGCAGAATTCGAAGGGTACGGGGCGGCACATAACCTCAACGGCCATGTCCAGCAGTACCCTGGACTTATCCGTCAACCCGACGGTCTCTCGGGTCACCCTGATATGCAAGATATGCACTGCCAAAATCAATATCACCACAAGCAGGACCTCGACAGCTCGGCTCCGCACTCACCCGACTCCCAGCTTAGTGCGCACCACCTCCATCAGCAGAATCGCCACGACAGACGACTCAACGTGGAGAGCGCCTTCTCGGACGACCAGCTGGTCTCCATGTCAGTGAGGGAGCTCAATCGGCACTTGAGGGGTCTGACCAAGGACGACATGATGCGTCTGAAGCAGAAGCGCCGAACCCTGAAAAACCGTGGTTACGCACAATCGTGCCGCTACAAACGCGTTCAGCAGAAACACGTTCTTGAGCACGAGAAGACCAGCCTTGTCACACAGGTGGAGCAGCTGAAGCACGAGCTCAACCGACTGGCACGCGAGAGGGACGCATATAAACTCAAATGCGAGAAATTGACTGGTTCGAATGGTTACCATGAAACTGGGTCTACCAGTGACAACCCTTCCTCGCCTGAGTATTTTATGTGA